The nucleotide sequence CGGCGCGCAGTCCATCGGTGAGGAGGGCGAGATCGAGATGCCCATCGCCGCGCTGCTTGGACGTGCGTTCGATCGAATCGAGCTGATCTTCGAAGATCGTCTTGGTGTCATACATGAGCCGCCCGATAAGGGTGCTCTTGCCGTCGTCAACGGACCCCGCCGTGGTAAAGCGGAGCAGTTCCATTTCATTGTAATTCGCTGGTGATGTCATAGCCGCAAAAAGGCGCAAAAACTAATTGATTTGAGAAAGGGCAAACTTGCGGACCTCGAGGCGAGGGGATCCGAAGTTAATGAGTAAGCCGTGTTCGATTTGGGAGGACCGAAGATAGCCGAGGATTTGTGAAACATGGTCGTCGGAAAGTTGCCGAACAGCTTTTAGCTCAACGATGATTTGGTCGGCGACGAAGAGGTCGGCAAAAAGGTCTCCCAGCAGCGTTCCATCTTCGTCGTAAACCGGGACCGGATGTTGCTGTTTAACGCTTACGCCTTGTTTGCTCAGGCGGTGGAGCATTCCGTTTTCGTAAATTTTTTCGAGATGGCCGTGACGGAGGTGGCGTTGAAGAGCGAAGGCTGTTTCGCGAATCTGATCACACAGGAGAAATACAGGATCTTTGGAGGGTGTCATAACACCCTTTGTAACGGATTTCCCCGGTGCCTTTTTCACGAAAGCTCGATTTTTGCGACTTTTGCGCCTCTTTGCGGCCAATAGAATAATATTTACGTTTAGCGCTTCTTCGCGTCTTTGCGTTAAAAACAAACCCCAAGAAACCGGCCTAAAAATATCCTGCTTTTTTACGGTCTTCCATGGCGGTGTCGCTGCGTTTGTCGTCGGCGCGGGTGCCGCGTTCGGTTTGGCGGGCGGCGGCGACTTCGGCGATGACGTCGTCCAAGCTTTCGGCCGGAGATTCGACGGCACCCGTGCAGGTGGCATCACCCACGGTGCGGAAACGAACCTGCCGTTTTTCAACGGTCTCGCCGGGCTGCGGGCTGATGAAGTCGGTGACGGCGATGAGGGTGCCGCCGCGTCGGATCACCTCGCGTTCGTGGGTGAAGTAAATCGAGGGCAGGGGAATCTCCTCCTGCTTGATGTATTGCCACACATCCATCTCGGTCCAGTTGGAGAGGGGAAACACGCGGAAGTGTTCGCCCGGTCCCTTGCGACCATTGAAAAGATTCCAGAGCTCGGGGCGTTGGTTTTTGGGGTCCCATTGGCCGAACTCGTCGCGGTGGGAGAAGAAACGTTCCTTGGCGCGGGCCTTTTCCTCGTCGCGCCGGGCACCACCGAGGGCGCAGTCGAACTCATTTTCTTCGATAGCATCCAGCAGTGTGACGGTCTGCAACGCGTTGCGGGACGCGTTGGCTCCGGTTTCCTCTTGGGCGCGGCCCTCATCGATGGATTTTTGCACACTGGCGACGACGAGCTGCGCGCCGATGTCGGCGACGAACTTATCCCGATAGGTGATCGTTTCGGGGAAATTATGCCCCGTATCCACGTGCATGAGCGGGAACGGCATCCGCCCCGGCCAGAACGCCTTCTTGGCCAAATGAGCGACGACGATCGAGTCCTTGCCCCCGCTAAATAAAAGCACGGGCCGCTGAAACTGCGCCGCGGTCTCGCGGAGAATGAAGATCGCCTCGCTCTCGAGGTGTTGAAGGTGGTTTACGGAATACGAAGACATGCAGGAAAGCGGTAAAGTGTAAGCGGCCCGGCCGATGACGAAGCGCGGGAGCGCGGAGCTGGTGGAATTCGAAGAATTTTGCCCTGAAGTAAAGCGGAAGGGTGACGAGCGCGGGTGCCTCAGGGCGCGAGAGGAACAAACTGCGCCGCGGTCTCGCGGAGAATGAAGATCGCCTCGCTCTCGAGGTGTTGAAGGTGATTTACGGAATACGATGACATGCAGAAAGTTGTGGCTTTGAGAGGGGAAGAGAGAAGGTTGGGAGGAATTTAGGAAATGGGAATGTCTCTGAAGCCGAGATTCGTGCCGAGATTGAGTGATCACATGATTGCCGTAAAATGCTCTGTCAAATTTTAAGTTAAGTAAAAGACCTAATTAAGTTATGATTAATGAATGCAGAAGTAGAGGAAGCGGTCCGCGACCGCGTGATGATTTAGGGTGTTCGCTTGCGAATACCGCCGTCGGGGTGGAGCGCGGTTGTCGCGAGCAATGCCCCTACCGGTCGGAGGGACGACTTCCACGTCGTCCGCTTATGAAACGGGCGGAATCGCGTGGTGATATGGGATGTTTCCTCGCGAATACTGTAGGGTGTTCGCTTGGGCATACCTCCCGACGGAATGGAAGACAGTCGTCGCGAGCAACGACCCTGCGGACAAAGCAGCCACGATGGAACTCTCCGGATGACCTCTGCCCTTTTTCGTCTTTGTCGGCTGCAGCAACACCTTCCACGCAGCGAACCTTCCTACCTTCCGACGTTAACACCATTCACCACCTCTGCGCCCTTCCCGCGCCTTCGCGTCCTTGCGTTAATACTCCGAATTCAAGCGACGCAGTCGCGCCCTCGCCATTTCGCAATAATCTGAATCGCGCTCGATCCCGACCCACTTGCGACCGAGTCGTTGGCCCACGACACCGGTGGTGCCGCTGCCGAAAAACGGGTCCAGCACCCAATCGTCTTTCTTTGAGCTGCTGGAAATCAGCATTTCGATCAGCCGTTCAGGTTTCTGGCTTGGATGTCCCACCTTTTCACGACTACTTCCCTTCAAGCTGGGGACGCGGAGGAGGTTCGTGGCGAACTTCCCTGTTTCGAGGTGGGCGCGACGGGCGTCCATGTCTTTGTATCGTTTGTCTTTCAGGTAGCGATCGATGGTGCACTTATCGTAGGGAATGCGCACGGCGTCCTTGTTGAAATACGGTTGGGCATCGGCGGATTTTTTGAGCACGAGGCAGATTTCGTAGGCGGGCGTGTAACTGTCGCGGCGGTCGTTGTAACCGACCACGCGATCCCAGATCAGTTGGTCGTGAAACGCCCCCGAGCGGCAGAGCAGGGCAGTGACTTCAATCCAGCGATGTTCGCGTTGGCCGAGCTGACCAAACACGTAAATGAGCCCGTTCGGTCGGAGTTTTACCAACGCTGCTCGAAACCATGCCGCGGTCCACGCCAAGTAGGAATCCGCATCGAGATCTGTATCCCAGGCATGGTCGACCAACACATTGCCGTAGGGCGGATCGGCGATGATGAGCTGGAACGTGCCATCGGGCAGGGAGCGCAGCCCGTCGATGACGTCCGCCTGAATGATGCTATTCGGTTTCAGCATGTCAGCTTTCCAGCAGCGGACGGTGAAAGTGGCCGCTCCATGATTCTTAAAACGGGGAAGGGGGGGCCGTTCTTTCAAAAAACGCCGAGCCCCGGCGGGACGACATTCACGTCGTCCGCATCGAGTGGGGCAGGTGGCGGAGTCGGAATTTAAGGCAAAGCCGCTAAGGTCGCAAAGGACGCCAAGCCCCGGAGGAACGACTTCCACATCGTCCGCCTCCACCCAGGAACGCGTTAAATGGCCTCCGCGCTCTTCGCGTCTTGGCGTTAAAATTCCGATTTCATCACCCCGTTTTTTAGCCTTTTTGCGGCAATGCCTCTCCGCGTCCTTTGTCCCTCTGCGCCCTTGCGTTGAACAATCCCGCCTAATTCGCCCAACCGCAAAATTTCTGCAAGTTCAGTTCAAATTGAATTGAACTTAGGCCCGACGTCTGCTCAGGGTCTTGTCGTGGTTCAGCCACCTCAATCTTCGATCGCCGAATTGGCTGCGTCTGCCGAAGAACCGGGACGTGACCCGGCGAAGCTGTCGAAATTCGAATCCGAGGTCGTCGCCGTGTTTGTCGACATGCTGCAAACCCTCGGGTTACCCAAGTCCTATGGGGAAATCTACGGCCTGCTTTACGCCACGGCTGAGCCGCTGGGTTTTGCGGAAATTCACGACCGCTTGGAGCTCAGTAAAGGCTCGATCAGCGGCGGTATCAAAGCGCTCAAGGAACTCGGAGCGATTCGAGCAGTGGGCAACACCACCGACCGCCGCGAGCTGTTCGAACCCGAAGTCGAGCTACGCAAACTCCTGCTCGCCTTCCTGGCCGAGCGATTGGAACCCCAGCTCAAGGCCAACATGGCTCGCATGGCCCAACTCGATAGCCTCCTGAAGACGAGCCCGCTCCAGTCCGGCCAACGCAACGCCCTGCAAGCGCGTCTGAGCAAACTCACCAAGTGGCGTCAAAAAGCCGCCGGCCTGCTGCCATGGATCAAGAAGTTTTTGGGGTAGCAGAAAGACGGTGTGCCGGTGGCGGAACAGCAATTTGTCACGGGTCAAAGAATGTCCCCGGCGAGCCAAAACACACAAAACACGACATAACCCCGTCGACTATCCCCGGTTTCAGCTCTCCTTTCCCTACGGATACCCCCTTGGGAGCGCTGACCTCCCGGTCGGCCTCAGAAGAATCATGGTTCAGTCAGTCGAACCCCCGGACATTTAGCAGAAGCCAGCCCCGTGTAAATCCTTCGGACCACGCCATCTGGCTTCTAGCTTTTTACATCACACTTCTCTCTTCATAATTCTTACTTCATACATCTTACCTCCGCCCGCCGTTCCCCCGACCGTTTTGTCAACAGTCAACAATGTCCTCTCCGGCTTTGCCGCAATTGTTCGAGCCGATCAGCCATGAGCCACGCATGAAAACCATCCATCCCCGATTAGGTCGTTGGCTGATTCTCCCTGCTGGAGTATTGCTGGCTGCTTTCGCCTTCCAGTGGATTCCGGTGAAGCGGGTCGAGAAGTTTCCCCCGGGCAAGCCCCTGGCGGAGTTACTTCCGCAGACATCTCCCGACTGGACGGTGGAGGACCGGCCGCTCGGTGACACCGAAATGCTCGCCGACAAAATCGCGTCCCTCCTTCGCTACGATGACTATATTTTTAGGAGCTACCGTCGCGGAGACGTGGAGATCGCGGTCTATATTGGTTATTGGAAACCTGGTTCAGAAGATCCCCGCGAGGTAGGTCGCCACACGCCGGACGTGTGTTGGACCGGTGCCGGATGGACGTTGGAAGGGGGAGAGCAGGAGGCAGTCTTAACGACGCCAGAAATTAAAACTCAAACCGGGCAATTGCGTCGCTTTTCCATCGGCGGGGCGGAACAGCACGTCGTTTTCTGGCATCTGCATGGGGGCGTGACCTCCGGTTACGGCATGGGTGATCTGGGCAACTGGAAGAAACGCGCTCCCGTCCTGCTGGCCAACCTGCGAGCGAACAACTGGGGCTTTGCGGAAACCGAGCAATGTCTGATCCGGATCAGCTCGAACCGCCCGCTCGACGAGGTTGAACACCAAGCGTTGTTCGGTGACATCCTGCGAGCCACCAAAGTTCTCGGACTGGCGGGAGTGGCGGGAGGGTAGGGCGACCGCCCTCTTCGAAACCTAAGCGTAAAAAGCATAATTCTGCAGCCGGATTTAACCTCAGACTACTCTTACC is from Synoicihabitans lomoniglobus and encodes:
- a CDS encoding GxxExxY protein, with product MKKAPGKSVTKGVMTPSKDPVFLLCDQIRETAFALQRHLRHGHLEKIYENGMLHRLSKQGVSVKQQHPVPVYDEDGTLLGDLFADLFVADQIIVELKAVRQLSDDHVSQILGYLRSSQIEHGLLINFGSPRLEVRKFALSQIN
- the cysD gene encoding sulfate adenylyltransferase subunit CysD, translated to MSSYSVNHLQHLESEAIFILRETAAQFQRPVLLFSGGKDSIVVAHLAKKAFWPGRMPFPLMHVDTGHNFPETITYRDKFVADIGAQLVVASVQKSIDEGRAQEETGANASRNALQTVTLLDAIEENEFDCALGGARRDEEKARAKERFFSHRDEFGQWDPKNQRPELWNLFNGRKGPGEHFRVFPLSNWTEMDVWQYIKQEEIPLPSIYFTHEREVIRRGGTLIAVTDFISPQPGETVEKRQVRFRTVGDATCTGAVESPAESLDDVIAEVAAARQTERGTRADDKRSDTAMEDRKKAGYF
- a CDS encoding DNA-methyltransferase, which codes for MLKPNSIIQADVIDGLRSLPDGTFQLIIADPPYGNVLVDHAWDTDLDADSYLAWTAAWFRAALVKLRPNGLIYVFGQLGQREHRWIEVTALLCRSGAFHDQLIWDRVVGYNDRRDSYTPAYEICLVLKKSADAQPYFNKDAVRIPYDKCTIDRYLKDKRYKDMDARRAHLETGKFATNLLRVPSLKGSSREKVGHPSQKPERLIEMLISSSSKKDDWVLDPFFGSGTTGVVGQRLGRKWVGIERDSDYCEMARARLRRLNSEY
- a CDS encoding GbsR/MarR family transcriptional regulator, with the translated sequence MAASAEEPGRDPAKLSKFESEVVAVFVDMLQTLGLPKSYGEIYGLLYATAEPLGFAEIHDRLELSKGSISGGIKALKELGAIRAVGNTTDRRELFEPEVELRKLLLAFLAERLEPQLKANMARMAQLDSLLKTSPLQSGQRNALQARLSKLTKWRQKAAGLLPWIKKFLG
- a CDS encoding exosortase-associated EpsI family protein, which produces MSSPALPQLFEPISHEPRMKTIHPRLGRWLILPAGVLLAAFAFQWIPVKRVEKFPPGKPLAELLPQTSPDWTVEDRPLGDTEMLADKIASLLRYDDYIFRSYRRGDVEIAVYIGYWKPGSEDPREVGRHTPDVCWTGAGWTLEGGEQEAVLTTPEIKTQTGQLRRFSIGGAEQHVVFWHLHGGVTSGYGMGDLGNWKKRAPVLLANLRANNWGFAETEQCLIRISSNRPLDEVEHQALFGDILRATKVLGLAGVAGG